The following proteins come from a genomic window of Nitrospira sp.:
- a CDS encoding Nodulation protein nolO has protein sequence MGNILGISAFYHDSAACLIREGDIIAAAQEERFTRKKHDPGFPSHAVAYCLKEGGITLGDLRYIVFYDKPLVKFERLIETYLAFAPKGLQSFVAAMPVWLKEKLLLRNLLAKEFLALSPEMDQSMLPPLLFGEHHESHAASAFYPSPYDKAVVLCMDGVGEWATTSAWLGEGNALTPLWEIPFPHSLGLLYSAFTYYTGFKVNSGEYKVMGLAPYGEPKYVKAIYDHLLDLKPDGTFRLNMDYFNYCTGLTMTGDKFDDLFGGPPRKPESKLTQREMDLARSVQEVTEEVMLRVTRTLHRETGVEYLCMAGGVALNCVGNGRILREGPFKGIWIQPAAGDAGGAIGAALSAWYRYDDQARAVTGVDRMSGSYLGPRHTNAEIEQFLKKVEAPYELLDDDHLFDRVATDLAEGKVVGWLQGRMEFGPRALGGRSILGDARNTKMQSVMNLKIKYRESFRPFAPSVLRERVSDFFEMNTDSPYMLLVAPVMEKRRLPLPANRSDLWGIDLLNIPRSDIPAVTHLDYSARIQTVHEETNPRYYRLLKSFEAQTDCPVLVNTSFNVRGEPIVSTPEDAYRCFMRTEMDVLVLENCVLYKTRQKPLENDTNWQKEFELD, from the coding sequence ATGGGTAACATACTGGGGATCTCGGCTTTCTACCACGACAGTGCGGCGTGCCTCATCCGTGAAGGAGACATCATAGCGGCTGCTCAGGAGGAACGGTTTACCCGAAAGAAGCACGACCCAGGTTTCCCTTCTCATGCGGTTGCCTACTGCTTGAAAGAGGGAGGAATTACTCTCGGTGATCTTCGCTATATTGTTTTCTATGATAAACCACTCGTGAAATTTGAGCGGTTAATTGAGACGTACTTGGCATTCGCTCCGAAGGGACTCCAATCATTCGTGGCGGCTATGCCGGTATGGCTCAAGGAAAAACTCTTACTCCGTAATTTGCTTGCGAAAGAGTTTCTTGCGTTGTCCCCGGAGATGGATCAGTCGATGCTTCCCCCCCTGTTGTTCGGTGAGCACCATGAATCTCATGCAGCCTCCGCATTTTACCCGTCGCCCTATGACAAGGCTGTGGTGCTCTGCATGGATGGCGTTGGCGAGTGGGCTACGACGTCTGCCTGGCTTGGCGAAGGGAACGCGTTGACGCCGCTCTGGGAAATTCCGTTTCCTCATTCTCTTGGGCTTCTCTATTCTGCCTTTACGTACTACACCGGCTTCAAAGTCAATTCAGGCGAATACAAAGTCATGGGTTTGGCTCCGTATGGGGAACCGAAATACGTCAAGGCCATCTATGACCATCTTCTTGATCTCAAACCTGACGGGACATTCCGCTTGAATATGGATTATTTCAACTACTGCACTGGGTTGACGATGACGGGGGACAAATTTGATGACTTGTTCGGTGGGCCACCGCGGAAACCGGAGAGCAAGTTGACGCAACGGGAGATGGATTTGGCCCGTTCAGTCCAAGAAGTGACCGAAGAGGTTATGCTTCGTGTCACGAGAACTCTACACCGTGAAACCGGGGTTGAGTATCTCTGTATGGCCGGTGGTGTCGCGCTCAACTGTGTGGGTAACGGACGGATTCTACGAGAAGGTCCGTTCAAAGGGATCTGGATTCAGCCGGCAGCTGGAGACGCGGGTGGGGCGATCGGCGCTGCGTTGAGTGCCTGGTATCGTTATGACGATCAAGCGAGGGCCGTGACCGGTGTTGACCGGATGAGCGGGAGTTATCTGGGACCACGGCATACCAATGCCGAAATCGAACAGTTTCTTAAGAAGGTTGAGGCACCCTATGAGTTGTTGGACGACGATCACCTTTTTGACCGGGTGGCAACAGATCTTGCCGAAGGGAAGGTTGTCGGCTGGTTGCAGGGCCGAATGGAGTTCGGTCCGCGTGCGCTCGGCGGTCGAAGCATCCTTGGCGACGCCAGAAATACAAAAATGCAATCAGTGATGAACCTGAAGATCAAGTATCGAGAGTCGTTTCGCCCCTTTGCGCCTTCGGTCCTTCGGGAGCGAGTGTCGGATTTCTTTGAAATGAACACGGACAGTCCCTACATGTTGCTGGTGGCGCCGGTGATGGAGAAACGGCGGCTTCCCCTGCCCGCCAATCGATCCGATTTATGGGGCATTGATCTGTTGAACATTCCACGGTCCGATATTCCTGCCGTCACGCATCTGGATTATTCGGCCCGAATACAAACCGTTCATGAGGAAACCAACCCGAGGTATTATCGGCTGCTCAAGTCGTTCGAGGCACAAACAGACTGTCCTGTTCTGGTCAATACATCTTTCAACGTTCGAGGGGAGCCGATCGTGTCCACACCGGAGGATGCCTACCGATGTTTTATGCGGACTGAAATGGATGTACTTGTCCTGGAAAACTGCGTATTGTATAAAACGCGACAAAAGCCATTGGAGAACGATACAAATTGGCAAAAAGAATTCGAGCTTGATTAG
- a CDS encoding Asparagine synthetase [glutamine-hydrolyzing] yields MCGIGGFTLSSPGPIKVEWFRTFFDQLEHRGPDDAGWLSLNRTALRQGRTPYADLVSELVLLHRRLSIVDLSGAGHQPMSSPDKRYWIVFNGEIYNYVELRIQLHRLGYEFRSQSDTEVLLAAYQQWGAEALAHLVGMFAFAILDVRTRRLFLARDCFGIKPLYYAFWQEGLAFSSEISPLLELPGVTRNINAQLVYDYLRDGIVNHCSETMFAQVKQIPPAHYMEVALDAPLGARPAKYWDIDRTKKIDLSFEDAAKHLRDLFVESVRIHLRSDVPVGAALSGGIDSSSIVSVMRLLEPKLDIHTFSYVADDWRISEEQWVDVVGSQKRVEIHKIRDIQNDLGPELEALIETHDEPFRSTSMFAQRKVFQAAKQVGIKVMLDGQGADELFGGYGSYRIARISSLVRCGRFAQAVKLWHNSSNFQDGGIWWTAPRVASSLLPTGIRNTVRQLLIRDIAPTWLNASWFRERGIAWGTPNGTDDTYTLMDSLYLTLTKTSLPQLLRCEDRNSMAFSIESRVPFLTPALAEFIFSLPEDYIISADGTSKAVFRQAMRGIVPDIILDRRDKLGFPTPEQDWLMSSHSWVDGAFTSGVAREIGALNLREIQYEWKEILAGRVNFHSHVWRWINLILWAKRFRVNVS; encoded by the coding sequence ATGTGCGGCATCGGCGGTTTTACTCTCTCATCGCCAGGCCCGATTAAAGTAGAGTGGTTCCGAACATTTTTTGACCAGCTCGAACATCGAGGCCCGGATGATGCTGGTTGGCTTTCATTGAATAGGACAGCGTTACGACAGGGGCGAACACCTTACGCTGATCTTGTCTCGGAGCTTGTTCTCTTGCATCGCAGATTATCGATAGTGGATCTCTCAGGGGCGGGTCACCAGCCAATGAGTTCGCCGGATAAGCGTTATTGGATTGTTTTCAATGGTGAAATTTACAACTATGTCGAGCTTCGTATCCAGCTTCACCGACTAGGGTATGAGTTCCGGTCTCAATCCGACACGGAGGTTTTGTTGGCTGCTTATCAGCAGTGGGGAGCAGAGGCCCTAGCTCACCTGGTCGGGATGTTCGCTTTCGCCATACTCGATGTGCGAACCCGCAGACTTTTCTTAGCCAGAGATTGCTTTGGTATCAAGCCATTGTACTATGCCTTCTGGCAGGAAGGCCTCGCTTTTTCATCTGAGATCTCACCGCTTCTTGAATTACCCGGCGTGACCCGTAATATAAATGCACAGCTTGTTTACGATTACCTGCGTGACGGGATTGTCAACCATTGTTCGGAAACCATGTTTGCACAGGTGAAACAGATTCCTCCCGCCCACTACATGGAAGTAGCGTTAGATGCTCCTCTGGGAGCTCGTCCTGCCAAGTATTGGGACATCGATCGCACGAAGAAGATCGATCTGTCGTTCGAGGATGCGGCCAAACATCTGAGAGACCTATTCGTTGAGAGTGTGCGGATACACTTGCGGAGTGATGTTCCTGTTGGAGCTGCATTATCTGGAGGCATCGATTCTTCCTCGATCGTATCTGTGATGCGCCTGCTCGAGCCAAAACTGGACATCCACACATTTAGTTATGTGGCTGACGATTGGCGAATAAGCGAAGAGCAGTGGGTCGACGTTGTAGGAAGTCAGAAGCGAGTAGAGATTCATAAGATCAGGGATATCCAAAATGACCTTGGTCCTGAGTTAGAAGCTCTAATTGAAACGCATGATGAACCGTTCAGAAGCACGAGTATGTTTGCACAAAGGAAGGTCTTTCAGGCTGCAAAACAGGTTGGCATCAAAGTCATGTTGGATGGGCAAGGCGCGGATGAATTATTCGGCGGTTATGGAAGTTACCGCATCGCCAGAATCAGCTCACTTGTACGATGTGGACGCTTTGCCCAGGCAGTAAAATTGTGGCACAACTCTTCGAATTTTCAGGATGGTGGGATTTGGTGGACCGCACCGCGTGTTGCTAGCTCATTGCTTCCCACAGGCATACGTAATACTGTGCGCCAGCTGCTTATAAGGGACATTGCCCCGACCTGGTTGAACGCTTCATGGTTTAGAGAACGTGGTATTGCATGGGGCACTCCCAACGGCACCGATGATACCTACACTCTAATGGACTCCTTGTACCTCACATTGACCAAGACCAGTTTACCTCAGCTTCTGCGGTGTGAGGACCGTAACTCCATGGCGTTTTCAATCGAAAGCCGCGTACCATTTCTCACGCCGGCTTTAGCAGAGTTCATATTCTCACTACCAGAAGACTATATTATCTCAGCGGACGGGACTAGCAAAGCGGTTTTCAGACAGGCCATGCGTGGCATTGTTCCCGATATTATTCTGGATCGAAGAGATAAACTGGGGTTTCCGACTCCCGAGCAAGACTGGCTAATGTCATCCCATTCTTGGGTTGATGGAGCATTTACAAGTGGTGTTGCGCGCGAGATTGGCGCACTTAATCTGAGAGAGATTCAGTACGAGTGGAAAGAGATTTTGGCAGGGAGAGTCAACTTTCATTCGCATGTATGGCGATGGATAAATTTGATTTTATGGGCTAAGCGGTTTAGGGTGAATGTATCTTAG
- a CDS encoding UDP-2-acetamido-3-amino-2,3-dideoxy-D-glucuronic acid acetyltransferase, whose amino-acid sequence MEERPRTHEETNIKVAVVGAGYWGKNLVRNFANLKTLAAVCDSDAERLVPFSEQYPSVNLFHSYSDVLRDDTIHGVAIATPAEMHADTVRKALLAGKDVFVEKPLCLSVEEGKELVVLAKKHNRILMVGHLLWYHPAVLRLKELIRQGELGRIQYIYSNRLNLGKIRREENILWSFAPHDISVILGLLNEMPDLVMAQGGNYLHEQIADVTISLLSFPSGVKAHIFVSWLHPFKEQKLIVVGDRKMAVFDDMEMKDKLLLYPHSIHWKDNIPIANKADAQPVELDQEEPLRAECQHFLRCITTRTKPRTDGEEGLRVLSVLQRCQEALGHTVPRPVSNQRPNSYFAHESAFVDEGAKIGEGTSIWHMSHIMKGSNIGKNCKIGQNVIVGPNVKVGNGVKIQNNVSVYEGVTLEDHVFCGPSMVFTNVFNPRSEIPRMKELRPTLVRRGATLGANSTILCGITIGQYALIGAGTVVTKDVPDHALVIGNPGRVTGWMCQCGTKLFVEGKNASCQACGKQYLFDEAGMKQS is encoded by the coding sequence ATGGAAGAGCGACCTCGTACTCATGAAGAGACTAATATCAAAGTGGCAGTTGTAGGAGCAGGGTACTGGGGTAAAAATCTGGTGAGGAATTTTGCCAATTTGAAAACACTGGCAGCCGTCTGCGACAGCGATGCTGAACGTCTAGTGCCGTTTTCAGAGCAGTACCCTAGTGTGAATTTGTTTCATTCCTATTCGGATGTGCTGCGAGATGACACGATCCATGGGGTGGCCATTGCAACCCCCGCTGAAATGCATGCCGATACAGTTCGAAAGGCATTGCTTGCCGGTAAAGACGTGTTTGTGGAGAAGCCGCTCTGTCTTTCTGTCGAAGAAGGTAAGGAACTGGTTGTTCTAGCAAAGAAACACAACCGTATTCTCATGGTGGGGCACCTCCTCTGGTATCACCCGGCTGTTCTGAGATTGAAGGAACTCATCCGGCAAGGGGAGCTGGGACGGATCCAATACATATATTCGAATCGCTTGAATCTGGGGAAGATACGTCGGGAAGAGAATATTCTTTGGTCGTTTGCACCTCACGATATCTCGGTGATCCTTGGGTTGTTGAATGAAATGCCCGATTTGGTCATGGCGCAAGGAGGAAATTATCTTCATGAGCAAATTGCCGACGTGACCATCAGTCTCCTGTCTTTTCCTAGCGGGGTCAAAGCTCATATCTTTGTTTCATGGCTCCATCCCTTTAAAGAACAGAAATTAATCGTAGTGGGCGACCGAAAAATGGCAGTCTTTGACGACATGGAAATGAAGGATAAACTACTTCTTTATCCTCATTCTATACATTGGAAAGATAATATTCCAATTGCGAATAAGGCGGATGCCCAACCAGTCGAACTTGATCAAGAAGAACCCCTGCGTGCAGAATGTCAACATTTTCTGAGATGCATTACGACGAGAACAAAACCAAGGACAGATGGAGAAGAAGGCCTGCGTGTGCTGTCTGTGCTTCAGCGATGCCAAGAGGCGCTGGGACACACCGTGCCGCGGCCAGTGTCGAACCAAAGGCCGAACAGCTATTTCGCCCACGAGTCCGCATTCGTCGATGAAGGCGCCAAGATCGGTGAGGGAACAAGCATATGGCATATGTCGCACATCATGAAAGGATCAAACATTGGGAAGAACTGCAAGATCGGTCAAAATGTCATCGTCGGACCCAACGTCAAGGTAGGTAATGGAGTCAAAATCCAGAACAACGTATCAGTGTATGAAGGCGTCACATTGGAGGATCATGTTTTCTGCGGGCCATCCATGGTCTTTACGAATGTCTTCAACCCTCGAAGTGAGATTCCACGGATGAAGGAATTGAGACCGACGCTTGTGAGACGAGGTGCCACGCTGGGAGCTAACTCGACAATTCTTTGTGGAATCACGATCGGTCAATATGCCCTTATCGGAGCAGGAACGGTCGTCACAAAGGATGTGCCCGATCATGCGTTAGTGATTGGCAATCCTGGGCGAGTCACCGGTTGGATGTGTCAGTGCGGAACCAAGCTGTTTGTCGAGGGCAAGAATGCCTCCTGCCAAGCATGTGGCAAGCAATATCTGTTTGATGAAGCAGGAATGAAGCAGTCTTAA
- a CDS encoding Mobile element protein, protein MTTKIHARCDALGNPTGFHLTPGQAHDLEGADVLRPGVTADTLIADKAFDADERVIEPLRKAGKTIVIPPKSNRKVPRAYDEDLYKARHLIENFFARLKQFRAIATRYDKRAANFLGAIYLAASITWLN, encoded by the coding sequence TTGACCACGAAAATCCATGCCCGGTGCGATGCGCTGGGTAATCCGACGGGGTTTCATCTCACCCCGGGGCAGGCACATGATCTGGAGGGCGCCGATGTCTTGCGGCCCGGCGTGACCGCGGATACACTCATTGCCGATAAAGCGTTTGATGCCGATGAGCGGGTCATCGAACCTTTACGAAAAGCAGGAAAGACCATCGTGATCCCGCCAAAATCCAACAGAAAGGTCCCCCGGGCCTATGATGAAGACCTGTACAAGGCGCGGCATCTGATCGAAAACTTCTTTGCAAGGCTCAAGCAGTTCCGCGCCATTGCGACCCGCTACGACAAACGCGCCGCCAACTTCCTCGGCGCCATCTATCTCGCCGCTTCAATCACGTGGCTTAATTGA
- a CDS encoding Polysaccharide ABC transporter, ATP-binding protein — translation MRLTLGPQRGIMGDIAIRVEEIGKRYRLGKAEKYKTLRDTLASAFTAPFLRVGRLLRGEAADDTGLGEQIWALKEVSFEVKQGEVIGVIGGNGAGKSTLLKILSRITEPTTGFAEIHGRVGSLLEVGTGFHPELTGRENTYLNGAILGMTRKEIDKKFDEIVAFSEVEKFIDTPVKHYSSGMYLRLAFAVAAHLEPEILIVDEVLAVGDAGFQRKCLGKMGAVAKEGRTVLFVSHNMGAITQLCGTAVQLEKGRLKRSGSAGEVVAAYLSSVVGTELKSSWLPEATEPNHSEVRFRSVQLLSDNEQPVSVTNFNESLWVEIVYEVRVLIRNLSVTCLLYDSMNNLVFESMDTDMQEWNGCIREPDIYRATIRIPPFLLRPGRYQLTFAAFVEGVRVIARLERVLAFDVAGVGYTLQPKRVGIISPVLDWKVCRFSEYGRMV, via the coding sequence GTGCGTCTCACTCTGGGTCCACAGCGAGGGATCATGGGCGACATTGCCATTCGAGTCGAAGAGATCGGCAAAAGGTACCGTCTCGGTAAAGCGGAAAAATACAAGACCCTGCGGGATACCTTGGCTTCGGCTTTCACCGCTCCATTTCTCAGGGTGGGACGTTTGTTACGAGGGGAGGCGGCGGACGACACTGGCCTGGGCGAGCAAATATGGGCGTTGAAAGAGGTTTCTTTCGAAGTAAAGCAGGGTGAAGTTATTGGGGTTATCGGCGGCAACGGTGCCGGCAAGAGCACCCTCTTAAAGATACTCTCACGGATTACCGAGCCGACGACGGGCTTCGCCGAGATCCATGGGCGTGTCGGGTCACTTTTAGAGGTGGGAACCGGTTTCCATCCAGAGCTAACCGGGAGGGAGAATACCTATTTAAACGGAGCGATCCTCGGTATGACCAGAAAGGAAATCGATAAAAAGTTTGATGAAATTGTCGCTTTTTCTGAAGTTGAGAAGTTTATCGATACTCCCGTAAAACACTATTCCAGCGGAATGTATCTTCGCTTGGCCTTTGCCGTTGCAGCGCATCTGGAGCCGGAGATTCTGATAGTGGACGAAGTGCTGGCAGTCGGGGATGCAGGATTCCAAAGAAAGTGCCTCGGGAAAATGGGTGCAGTGGCCAAAGAAGGCCGGACCGTTTTGTTCGTCAGTCACAACATGGGGGCCATCACGCAGCTTTGTGGAACGGCCGTGCAATTGGAGAAAGGAAGATTGAAACGGAGCGGATCCGCTGGAGAAGTGGTGGCCGCTTATTTGTCATCGGTAGTCGGGACAGAACTCAAGTCCAGCTGGTTGCCGGAAGCAACTGAACCGAATCACTCCGAGGTCCGGTTTAGATCCGTACAGCTGTTATCTGATAATGAACAACCTGTATCCGTTACAAATTTTAATGAATCGCTTTGGGTTGAGATTGTTTACGAGGTAAGGGTTCTCATAAGAAATCTTTCCGTCACGTGTCTTCTTTATGATTCGATGAATAATCTTGTGTTTGAGTCGATGGACACCGACATGCAGGAATGGAATGGGTGTATCAGAGAGCCCGATATTTATCGTGCTACCATCAGAATTCCTCCTTTTCTACTTAGACCTGGCCGCTACCAATTAACGTTCGCCGCATTCGTGGAGGGTGTGAGGGTTATTGCCCGTCTTGAGAGGGTATTAGCGTTCGATGTAGCAGGAGTAGGGTACACCTTGCAACCCAAACGGGTTGGTATCATCTCGCCCGTGCTTGATTGGAAGGTATGCCGATTCAGCGAGTACGGGCGGATGGTCTAG
- a CDS encoding Mobile element protein, whose translation MIPPSCDSVSGLIWAANPPDETTICKFRHLLETHELGKQLFARIGTYLVALGLTVNRGTIVDATIISDPEMHRTPLIHSVAAAAANVPGSQVLSKLLHGREARIWGHAVYSGQRDVI comes from the coding sequence ATGATTCCCCCGTCATGCGACAGTGTGTCAGGATTGATCTGGGCCGCGAACCCGCCGGATGAGACGACCATCTGTAAGTTTCGGCATCTGCTGGAGACCCACGAGTTGGGGAAACAGCTCTTTGCGCGGATCGGGACCTATCTGGTCGCACTGGGATTGACGGTCAACCGAGGCACCATTGTGGATGCGACCATTATTAGTGATCCCGAGATGCACCGAACCCCACTGATTCATTCGGTCGCCGCCGCGGCGGCGAATGTGCCTGGCAGCCAGGTGTTATCGAAGTTGCTGCATGGGCGAGAGGCACGAATCTGGGGCCATGCGGTCTACAGCGGACAACGTGATGTGATTTAG
- a CDS encoding putative acetyltransferase, with protein sequence MKTSALAEVADSAVLGEGTVVWQFATVCAEARLGRRNVVGSCAWIGRRVVTGDDVRIQHGAFIPNNMHIGNRVFIGPNVTMTDDKYPVVNNKQYDARPPIIEDDVSIGAGAIILPGVRIGAGAIIAAGAVVTRDVLPGGLVKGMPAKTDTQSTNGVDPL encoded by the coding sequence ATGAAAACCAGTGCATTGGCTGAAGTCGCAGATTCGGCAGTCCTTGGTGAGGGTACGGTTGTGTGGCAGTTTGCCACCGTTTGTGCTGAGGCGAGACTGGGTCGGCGTAACGTAGTCGGCTCCTGCGCCTGGATTGGCCGACGTGTTGTGACTGGAGATGATGTACGAATTCAGCACGGGGCTTTTATCCCCAACAATATGCACATCGGCAACCGAGTTTTTATTGGTCCGAACGTGACCATGACAGATGACAAGTATCCGGTCGTCAATAACAAGCAGTATGATGCGCGGCCGCCGATTATCGAAGACGACGTCAGTATTGGGGCTGGAGCCATCATTTTGCCAGGGGTGCGGATCGGCGCCGGGGCGATAATCGCTGCTGGGGCTGTTGTGACGCGGGACGTATTACCGGGTGGCTTAGTGAAAGGGATGCCAGCTAAAACTGATACTCAATCGACCAACGGAGTGGACCCATTGTGA
- a CDS encoding UDP-2,3-diacetamido-2,3-dideoxy-D-glucuronic acid 2-epimerase: protein MKIVSIIGARPQFIKCSSVSRELRHMAQEVLVHTGQHYDDGMSGVFFRELQIPEPNYNLGIGSGHHGRQTGEMLMKIEELVLKEHPDMVLVYGDTNSTLAGALAAVKLHVPVAHVEAGLRSFNRRMPEEINRVVTDHLSDLLLCPTETAVVNLREEGVTKGVNLVGDVMYDALWNGVEGAKRQSTILNRLKLEPGRYLLATVHRAENTDNLSRLEEIMAAFMSLAISGLTIVFPVHPRTRKQLGKLSFAYPDRLLMIDPVPYLDMVLLEAMAQLIATDSGGVQKEAYWLGVPCITLRRETEWIETVKSGWNRLVGTTSEHIINAVREASPGEGNKWPWARGEASKNIVGLVTQCLQ from the coding sequence ATGAAAATTGTTTCAATCATTGGGGCACGTCCTCAATTCATCAAATGTTCCTCTGTGTCTCGTGAGCTCCGGCACATGGCGCAGGAGGTTCTTGTTCATACTGGGCAACACTACGATGATGGGATGAGCGGTGTATTTTTCCGTGAGTTGCAGATTCCTGAACCAAACTACAATCTTGGTATTGGATCTGGACACCATGGACGACAGACTGGCGAGATGCTGATGAAAATTGAAGAACTTGTGCTGAAGGAACACCCGGACATGGTCTTAGTCTATGGCGACACGAATTCTACTCTCGCTGGAGCTCTTGCAGCGGTAAAACTCCACGTTCCTGTTGCTCACGTAGAAGCTGGCCTACGCAGCTTTAATCGGAGAATGCCGGAAGAGATCAATCGAGTCGTGACCGACCACCTTTCTGATCTATTATTGTGTCCAACGGAGACAGCGGTTGTAAACCTTCGAGAAGAAGGAGTGACAAAGGGTGTTAATCTAGTCGGTGATGTTATGTACGACGCGCTGTGGAACGGCGTTGAAGGAGCCAAGCGGCAATCGACCATTCTCAATCGTCTCAAGCTTGAACCGGGTAGATATCTATTGGCGACAGTGCATCGGGCAGAAAATACCGACAATCTTTCACGGCTCGAAGAGATCATGGCTGCATTTATGTCTCTTGCTATCTCCGGTCTGACTATCGTCTTCCCGGTCCATCCAAGGACTCGGAAGCAACTTGGAAAACTCTCCTTTGCTTATCCTGATCGGCTTCTTATGATTGATCCGGTTCCATATCTCGACATGGTGCTTTTGGAGGCAATGGCTCAACTTATAGCGACTGATTCAGGGGGAGTACAGAAAGAAGCCTATTGGCTCGGTGTCCCTTGTATTACACTTCGGCGCGAGACTGAATGGATCGAGACAGTAAAGAGCGGGTGGAACCGCTTGGTGGGAACCACTTCAGAACATATCATAAATGCCGTACGTGAGGCCAGCCCAGGTGAGGGCAATAAGTGGCCGTGGGCCAGGGGCGAAGCCTCGAAAAATATTGTAGGTCTTGTCACTCAATGCCTGCAATAG
- a CDS encoding transposase, IS5 family has translation MLRLRDDQWERIREHFPEEHLPESRPGRKPIPARSILEAVLWILNTGAQWHMLPQCYPNYKTVHRRFQQWCEREVLRQILTQLANTLRDEGALDERESFIDATFAAAKGGGEEIGPTRRGKGVKILAIVDRHGLPLSVSTHAANHHEVTLVQLSFNFYMLEAKPEHLIGDRAYDSDRLDEDLQQDGVNMIAPHRSTRKLKTQDGRHLRRYQRRWLVERFFAWLQWKRRLLIRWEYYATNFLGFVQLASITMLLRQF, from the coding sequence ATGTTGCGACTGCGCGACGACCAATGGGAGCGGATTCGAGAACATTTTCCCGAAGAACACCTCCCGGAAAGCCGTCCGGGCCGCAAGCCGATCCCAGCACGCAGCATTCTCGAGGCCGTGCTGTGGATTTTGAACACCGGTGCGCAGTGGCACATGCTGCCGCAGTGTTATCCCAACTACAAAACAGTACATCGCCGGTTTCAACAATGGTGCGAACGCGAGGTGCTGCGCCAGATTCTTACCCAGTTGGCCAATACGCTGCGCGACGAAGGCGCGCTTGACGAGCGCGAGAGCTTCATCGATGCCACGTTTGCGGCAGCCAAGGGAGGGGGCGAGGAAATCGGCCCCACCCGCCGGGGCAAAGGCGTCAAGATCCTCGCGATTGTGGATCGTCATGGGTTGCCGCTCTCGGTGAGCACGCATGCGGCCAATCATCATGAGGTCACGTTGGTCCAACTCAGTTTTAACTTCTACATGCTGGAAGCCAAGCCTGAGCACTTGATCGGCGATCGCGCGTATGACAGCGATCGGCTTGATGAGGATCTTCAGCAGGACGGCGTGAATATGATCGCGCCTCATCGGTCCACTCGCAAGCTCAAGACCCAAGACGGCCGCCATCTGCGGCGCTACCAACGCCGCTGGCTTGTCGAACGGTTCTTTGCCTGGCTGCAATGGAAGCGCCGGCTACTGATTCGCTGGGAATACTACGCCACGAATTTCCTGGGCTTTGTGCAACTCGCATCCATCACCATGCTGCTCAGGCAATTTTGA
- a CDS encoding Mobile element protein, translated as MVRRYGLRDDQWAKIEPLLPGREGTVVGVTAKDNRLFVEAVLYRYRAGIPWRDLPERFGDFRVIHTRHTRWSRRGVWKRVFERLADDPDNEYAMIESTIIRAHQHSAGAKGGTGRRNVSGAQKAD; from the coding sequence ATGGTGAGACGATACGGGTTGCGTGATGACCAGTGGGCGAAGATCGAGCCTCTGCTGCCAGGGCGTGAAGGCACGGTGGTGGGGGTGACCGCGAAAGACAACCGGCTATTTGTCGAAGCGGTGTTGTATCGGTATCGCGCGGGGATTCCGTGGCGAGATTTGCCAGAGCGGTTCGGAGATTTCCGGGTCATCCACACACGCCATACGCGTTGGAGCCGACGCGGCGTCTGGAAGCGAGTGTTCGAGCGTCTGGCCGACGATCCTGACAACGAATACGCCATGATCGAGTCCACGATCATCCGCGCCCACCAGCACAGTGCCGGGGCAAAAGGGGGGACCGGACGGCGGAATGTATCGGGCGCTCAAAAGGCGGATTGA